One region of Chryseobacterium muglaense genomic DNA includes:
- a CDS encoding RNA ligase, Rnl2 family, producing the protein MIFKTYNSIENAYQTRTIDQIRMQGFGDEVFIVQEKVHGANFSFFTDGKEIKIAKRTAFIEKDEKFYNAHQMLERYRKNVIDLFEKVKNIHPNLETVVIYGELFGGGYKHKEVEPVKDAIKVQKGIEYAPHNEFYAFDIKLNGTTYLDTDFVNQIFEETGFFYAKILFQGTLEEALKFQNDFDSKIPAWLGLPEIENNMCEGTIVKTLKTKYFGNGSRVILKNKNEKWTEKSKMVRKERPAQKEVRFSENAQNIWDEIQKYATINRLNNVVSKIGEFEPKMIGRVIGLFAQDILEDFEKDFPKVFETIEKEEQKRINKKLNSLVIDIVKEELMTVKV; encoded by the coding sequence ATGATTTTCAAAACATATAACTCTATAGAAAATGCTTACCAAACCCGCACGATTGACCAAATCAGAATGCAGGGTTTCGGGGATGAGGTTTTCATTGTGCAGGAAAAAGTTCACGGTGCTAATTTCTCTTTCTTCACCGACGGAAAGGAAATTAAGATTGCCAAAAGAACCGCTTTCATCGAGAAGGATGAAAAATTCTATAATGCCCATCAAATGTTGGAGCGCTATAGAAAAAATGTAATTGATTTGTTCGAAAAAGTGAAAAATATCCATCCGAATTTGGAAACTGTGGTGATTTACGGTGAATTATTTGGTGGCGGTTACAAACACAAAGAAGTTGAACCTGTAAAAGATGCAATAAAAGTTCAAAAAGGTATTGAATATGCGCCTCATAACGAGTTTTATGCATTTGATATTAAGTTGAATGGAACTACTTATTTGGATACAGATTTTGTCAACCAAATTTTTGAGGAAACTGGATTTTTCTATGCAAAAATCTTATTTCAGGGAACTTTGGAAGAAGCATTAAAGTTTCAGAATGATTTCGATTCTAAAATTCCCGCTTGGTTGGGATTACCTGAAATCGAGAATAATATGTGTGAAGGAACCATCGTTAAAACTTTAAAAACCAAATATTTTGGAAATGGTTCAAGAGTCATTTTGAAAAATAAGAATGAAAAATGGACTGAGAAATCTAAAATGGTTAGAAAAGAGAGGCCTGCTCAAAAAGAAGTTCGCTTCAGCGAAAATGCTCAGAATATTTGGGATGAAATTCAAAAATATGCAACTATAAACAGATTGAATAACGTTGTCAGTAAAATTGGCGAATTCGAGCCCAAAATGATTGGGAGGGTGATCGGTCTTTTTGCACAGGATATTTTAGAGGATTTCGAAAAAGATTTCCCGAAAGTTTTCGAAACCATAGAAAAAGAAGAACAGAAAAGAATCAATAAGAAATTGAATTCTTTGGTGATTGATATTGTAAAAGAAGAATTGATGACTGTGAAAGTTTAG
- a CDS encoding cyclic-phosphate processing receiver domain-containing protein — MEFTKRLLFLDDIRYPIEAYHYTRQDIFLRKDWHIVRNYEQFVNRILEKGLPEMISFDHDLADEHYLEPNSQEFVEKTGYDCAKWLVEYCMDNDADLPKFYCHSMNPVGKQNIESLLKNFKNY; from the coding sequence ATGGAGTTTACAAAAAGATTACTATTTCTGGATGATATAAGATATCCTATTGAGGCCTATCATTATACCAGACAGGATATTTTCCTAAGAAAAGACTGGCATATTGTTCGTAATTATGAGCAGTTTGTTAACAGGATTTTGGAAAAAGGACTTCCGGAAATGATCTCTTTTGACCACGACCTTGCTGATGAACATTATTTAGAACCAAATTCTCAGGAATTTGTTGAAAAGACTGGCTACGATTGTGCAAAATGGTTGGTAGAATATTGTATGGATAATGATGCAGACTTACCGAAATTCTATTGCCACTCAATGAATCCTGTTGGGAAGCAAAATATTGAGAGCCTTTTAAAAAACTTTAAAAACTATTAA
- a CDS encoding ATP-grasp domain-containing protein, whose translation MYFLVQANVYLDPDHYKIFDALEELNINYHVINIPPNSEKIDFETDRKDVFVYGSVTIARLAKQNTNWFPGSFYGGNHLYEVYSKYYGENLLNHKVSVHKISEELIWKKDEIKFIKPYDEAKIFTGKVFNQTEWKDFVFEGLENKSNRITEDSLVQISEAKLTIKEARLWIVGGQIIDAGYYKFNDNVPFEENVSGEGLSFANEMIQIFNLEEAFVMDICLTDEGWKIVEINCINSSGFYPNTNVKSIIKALNLYFSN comes from the coding sequence ATGTATTTTTTAGTTCAGGCTAATGTATATTTAGACCCAGACCATTACAAAATTTTTGATGCTTTGGAAGAATTAAATATTAATTATCATGTAATTAATATTCCTCCAAACTCAGAGAAAATAGATTTCGAAACAGATAGAAAAGATGTTTTCGTATATGGTTCGGTGACGATTGCAAGATTGGCAAAACAAAATACCAATTGGTTTCCTGGTTCTTTTTACGGAGGAAATCATTTGTATGAAGTGTATTCTAAATATTATGGTGAAAACCTTTTGAATCACAAAGTTTCCGTTCACAAAATTTCAGAAGAATTGATTTGGAAAAAAGATGAAATTAAATTCATCAAACCTTACGATGAAGCAAAAATTTTTACAGGAAAAGTTTTCAACCAAACAGAATGGAAAGATTTCGTTTTTGAAGGATTGGAAAATAAATCCAATAGAATTACAGAAGATTCCTTGGTTCAGATTTCTGAAGCGAAACTAACAATAAAAGAGGCTAGACTTTGGATTGTTGGCGGACAGATTATCGATGCAGGATATTATAAATTTAATGATAATGTTCCTTTCGAAGAAAATGTTTCAGGAGAAGGATTGAGTTTCGCCAATGAAATGATTCAAATTTTTAATCTTGAAGAAGCTTTTGTAATGGATATTTGTTTAACAGATGAAGGCTGGAAAATCGTTGAAATAAATTGTATCAACAGTTCCGGATTTTATCCAAATACGAACGTGAAAAGTATTATCAAAGCATTGAATCTTTACTTTTCCAATTAA
- a CDS encoding 3'-5' exonuclease codes for MFLYDKVIVIDIEATCWEKGQIPENQKREIIEIGICKLNMSDGSIEDKRSYLIKPTQSEVSEYCTELTGITSEKLEKEGISFKEACSNIKNRYNSLQRTYAGYGGFDKSIMESQCKEFDVKFPFSETYLDLKVLISLMTGEKPIGLLKELQTRNIEFEGSNHNGADDAFNTAKLLYQVLKN; via the coding sequence ATGTTTTTATACGACAAAGTAATTGTCATAGATATCGAAGCTACATGTTGGGAAAAAGGGCAAATTCCTGAAAATCAAAAAAGAGAAATCATTGAAATTGGGATTTGTAAACTCAATATGTCAGACGGAAGTATCGAAGACAAAAGAAGTTATTTGATAAAACCAACACAATCAGAAGTAAGCGAATACTGTACAGAACTGACAGGAATCACTTCTGAAAAATTAGAGAAAGAAGGGATTTCTTTTAAAGAAGCCTGTTCAAATATCAAAAATAGATACAATTCATTGCAAAGAACATACGCCGGTTATGGCGGATTCGACAAATCAATTATGGAAAGTCAGTGTAAAGAATTTGATGTTAAATTTCCTTTCAGTGAAACGTATCTTGATTTGAAAGTATTGATAAGTTTAATGACTGGTGAAAAGCCAATCGGACTATTGAAAGAACTTCAGACAAGAAATATAGAATTTGAAGGGAGTAATCATAATGGTGCAGATGACGCTTTTAACACAGCGAAATTGCTGTATCAAGTTTTAAAAAATTAA